A single genomic interval of Actinomycetes bacterium harbors:
- a CDS encoding Type 1 glutamine amidotransferase-like domain-containing protein, which yields MSESPGPVALVGSGEYLPVMESLERRLLADRPPRFVQLATAAALEGVDSLAYWHGLGRDSAERLGVEQVVVPVVDRVSADDPELAARVDGAGLVYLSGGNPPFLARTLRGTAVWAAIDAAWRAGAALAGCSAGAMALTSRVPDIRHPLRDPEEGLGVVPRMSVLPHFDRFAGRLPDTVLKHLSHPPPGIVSVGIDEDTALLGGPDEWEVVGRQSVWVLGKDGRHEYPVGTRLLLPTEDQP from the coding sequence GTGAGCGAGAGCCCCGGTCCGGTCGCGCTGGTCGGCAGCGGCGAGTACCTGCCGGTGATGGAGTCGCTGGAGCGCCGCCTGCTGGCCGATCGGCCGCCCCGGTTCGTCCAGCTGGCGACGGCGGCGGCCCTCGAAGGCGTCGACTCGCTGGCCTACTGGCACGGGCTCGGTCGCGATTCGGCCGAGCGCCTCGGGGTGGAGCAGGTCGTCGTGCCCGTTGTCGACCGGGTCAGCGCCGACGACCCGGAGCTGGCTGCCCGGGTCGACGGGGCCGGGCTGGTCTACCTCTCCGGCGGCAACCCGCCCTTCCTCGCGCGCACCCTGCGCGGCACCGCGGTGTGGGCGGCGATCGACGCGGCGTGGCGCGCCGGCGCGGCGCTGGCCGGCTGCAGCGCCGGCGCGATGGCCCTGACCAGCCGGGTGCCGGACATCCGCCATCCGCTGCGCGACCCCGAGGAGGGCCTCGGCGTGGTGCCCCGGATGAGCGTGCTGCCGCACTTCGACCGCTTCGCCGGCCGGCTCCCCGACACGGTGCTCAAGCACCTGTCCCACCCGCCGCCGGGCATCGTCTCCGTCGGCATCGACGAGGACACCGCCCTGCTCGGCGGGCCGGACGAGTGGGAGGTCGTCGGCCGGCAGTCGGTGTGGGTGCTCGGCAAGGACGGCCGGCACGAGTACCCCGTGGGCACCCGGCTCCTGCTGCCCACCGAGGACCAGCCCTAG